The Firmicutes bacterium HGW-Firmicutes-1 genome includes a window with the following:
- a CDS encoding PTS mannose transporter subunit IIA encodes MENIRIGLSSVSKEDAIRMAGQILVDSGYAGVEYIDAMLQREADLSTYIGNGTAIPHGVSEAKKAIIKTGICILQFPDGIDYGDEKVYLMIGIAGVGNEHLLILSNLAEILEDESKVLDLRTTTDIDFVYKQFTNQ; translated from the coding sequence ATCGAAAACATTCGAATTGGATTATCAAGCGTTAGTAAAGAAGATGCCATAAGAATGGCTGGTCAAATATTAGTAGATAGCGGTTATGCAGGTGTCGAATATATTGACGCGATGCTACAAAGAGAAGCTGACTTATCAACCTACATAGGAAATGGAACTGCCATTCCACATGGTGTTAGTGAAGCTAAGAAAGCAATTATTAAAACAGGCATTTGTATTTTGCAATTTCCTGATGGTATTGATTATGGTGACGAAAAAGTTTACTTAATGATCGGTATTGCAGGCGTTGGCAATGAACATTTATTAATATTATCAAACCTTGCAGAAATTTTAGAAGATGAAAGTAAGGTGTTAGACCTAAGAACGACAACAGACATTGACTTTGTTTACAAACAGTTTACAAATCAATAA